Proteins co-encoded in one Spirosoma endbachense genomic window:
- a CDS encoding TIGR01777 family oxidoreductase, translated as MIADVTTYGWNVVEQQIDARCLDGVDTIIHLAGADIAEETWTPARKLEISRSRTESIRLLYRLMGQRPHVVKSVISASGIAFYGDRSDEILTEHSPPSPDFLGTVCQQWEAAVGEGKALGLRVVIFRTGVVLTKAGGALASLVPMIQSGFGATIGSGRQWVPWIHLQDVVGLYGLAVRDPSLVGVINQTAPGLLTNRQFMEALARHFNKPLWMPSIPAFMLKLMMGERSAFVLNSARAVPPQQLLQAYHYSYPTLDQALSAIYS; from the coding sequence ATCATTGCTGACGTCACGACCTACGGCTGGAACGTTGTGGAACAACAGATCGATGCGCGTTGCCTGGACGGGGTCGATACGATCATCCATCTGGCGGGTGCGGACATCGCCGAGGAGACCTGGACGCCCGCCCGCAAGCTGGAAATTAGCCGCAGCCGTACCGAATCGATCCGGCTCCTCTACCGATTGATGGGCCAGCGGCCTCATGTCGTCAAATCGGTCATCTCGGCCTCGGGTATCGCGTTCTACGGGGACCGATCCGATGAAATCCTGACCGAGCATAGCCCTCCATCGCCCGATTTTCTGGGAACGGTCTGCCAGCAGTGGGAGGCTGCTGTTGGTGAAGGGAAAGCCCTGGGCCTGCGCGTGGTTATCTTTCGCACGGGGGTCGTCCTCACCAAAGCGGGTGGGGCGTTGGCTTCGTTGGTGCCGATGATCCAGTCGGGTTTTGGGGCCACTATCGGCAGCGGTCGCCAGTGGGTTCCCTGGATACACCTGCAGGATGTGGTGGGGCTGTATGGCCTGGCGGTTCGGGACCCTTCATTGGTGGGTGTGATTAATCAAACCGCTCCGGGTCTGCTCACCAATCGGCAATTTATGGAAGCCCTGGCCCGGCACTTTAACAAACCGCTTTGGATGCCTTCCATTCCCGCTTTTATGCTGAAGCTGATGATGGGGGAACGCAGTGCTTTTGTCCTCAATAGTGCCAGGGCTGTCCCACCCCAACAGCTTCTGCAAGCCTATCACTATAGCTATCCTACCCTTGATCAAGCACTAAGCGCCATTTATTCCTAA